The Halomicronema hongdechloris C2206 genome includes a window with the following:
- a CDS encoding glycosyl transferase, which yields MTMAPPTLYVAVTNHGFGHATRAAAVAATIQAQLPQVRLILATTAPQCCCSPNLEGPFLHRPRAFDVGVLQQDSLTMDKTATLEQLRRIQRMPTHLVAEEAAFLQQERVSLVLADIPPLATRVAEAAGVPCWMMSNFGWDFIYRPWGGGFVAVADWIAECFQRCDRMFRLPFHEPMKAFPTITDVGLTGGSPRYAPDQLRAILAPRVPSPELLSKAKHTVLLTFGGLGLQQIPYQGLSRFPDWQFISFDAQAPELPNLLKITDRCLRPVDVMPLCDRIVSKPGYSTFAEACRLNIPILTLTRQDFAESALLVEGIQAVSHHRILRPTDLLQGTWDFLAQPLLPPRQAMARATDGNQTIAAAVVDYLSTAASQID from the coding sequence ATGACTATGGCCCCGCCGACCCTCTATGTCGCCGTCACTAACCATGGATTTGGCCACGCCACCCGGGCCGCAGCGGTAGCTGCTACCATTCAGGCCCAGTTACCGCAGGTGCGGCTGATTCTGGCCACGACGGCTCCGCAGTGTTGCTGCAGTCCTAATCTAGAGGGTCCCTTTCTGCATCGACCTCGGGCCTTCGATGTGGGGGTGCTGCAGCAGGACAGCTTAACCATGGATAAGACGGCTACTCTGGAGCAACTGCGGCGGATTCAACGGATGCCGACCCACCTAGTGGCGGAGGAAGCTGCCTTTTTGCAGCAGGAGCGGGTGAGCTTGGTATTGGCCGATATTCCTCCACTGGCGACACGCGTTGCGGAGGCCGCTGGTGTTCCCTGTTGGATGATGAGTAATTTTGGCTGGGATTTTATTTATCGTCCCTGGGGAGGTGGGTTTGTGGCGGTAGCTGACTGGATTGCCGAGTGCTTCCAGAGGTGCGATCGCATGTTTCGATTGCCCTTCCATGAACCGATGAAAGCCTTTCCCACCATCACCGATGTGGGCCTTACCGGCGGCAGTCCTCGCTATGCCCCCGACCAATTGCGGGCTATCTTAGCCCCCCGAGTGCCTTCCCCGGAGCTGTTGAGCAAAGCCAAACACACGGTGCTGCTTACCTTTGGCGGTCTGGGGCTACAGCAGATTCCCTACCAGGGACTCAGTCGCTTTCCCGACTGGCAATTTATCAGCTTCGACGCCCAGGCACCAGAGTTGCCCAACTTGCTGAAAATTACCGACCGCTGCCTGCGCCCCGTCGATGTCATGCCCCTGTGCGATCGCATCGTCTCTAAACCCGGCTACAGCACCTTTGCCGAAGCCTGTCGCCTCAACATTCCCATTCTCACCCTGACCCGACAAGACTTCGCCGAGAGTGCCCTGCTGGTGGAGGGTATCCAGGCCGTCAGTCATCATCGCATCCTACGCCCCACCGATTTGTTGCAGGGGACCTGGGACTTTCTGGCCCAGCCCCTGCTGCCGCCCCGCCAAGCCATGGCCCGAGCCACAGACGGCAATCAAACCATCGCCGCGGCAGTGGTGGACTACTTGAGCACAGCGGCAAGCCAAATTGACTAG
- the ftsH2 gene encoding ATP-dependent zinc metalloprotease FtsH2, with translation MKFSWRVALLWALPILVIGFFLWQGAFSGSPVNAGSNTASTRMTYGRFLDYLEADRVTAVDLYEGGRTAIVEAVDPQLDNRIQRWRVDLPGNAPELITRLRESDVNLDVHPPRNDGAIWGALGNLLFPLLLIGGLFFLFRRSSNVPGGPGQAMNFGKSKARFMMEAKTGIMFDDVAGIEEAKEELQEVVTFLKKPERFTAVGARIPKGVLLVGPPGTGKTLLAKAIAGEAGVPFFSISGSEFVEMFVGVGASRVRDLFKKAKENAPCIIFIDELDAVGRQRGAGIGGGNDEREQTLNQLLTEMDGFEGNTGIIIIAATNRVDVLDPALLRPGRFDRQVMVDPPDIKGRLEILEVHARNKKLADEVSLEAIARRTPGFTGADLANLLNEAAILTARRRKEAITMSEIDAAVDRVIAGMEGTPLVDSKSKRLIAYHEVGHAIVGTLMQAHDPVQKVTLIPRGQARGLTWFTPSEDQTLISRAQLLARITGALGGRAAEDVIFGDAEVTTGAGNDLQQVTGMARQMVTRFGMSDLGPLSLESPQNEVFLGRDWMSRSEYSQEIATRIDGQVRAIVDHCYNQARQIMLDNRSVIDRLVDLLIEKEAIDGEEFRQIVSEYTVVPEKEQFVPQL, from the coding sequence ATGAAGTTTTCTTGGCGAGTTGCCCTGCTCTGGGCCTTACCGATCTTGGTGATTGGCTTCTTCCTGTGGCAAGGCGCATTTTCCGGATCCCCTGTCAATGCCGGCAGTAATACGGCGAGTACTCGCATGACCTACGGTCGGTTCTTGGACTATCTAGAGGCTGACCGGGTCACCGCCGTCGATCTCTATGAAGGTGGGCGTACAGCCATTGTGGAAGCGGTTGACCCGCAATTAGACAACCGGATACAGCGCTGGCGTGTCGATTTACCGGGGAATGCTCCAGAACTGATTACGCGACTGCGGGAATCAGACGTCAATTTGGATGTCCATCCGCCTCGCAACGACGGTGCAATTTGGGGAGCCTTGGGGAACTTATTGTTCCCTCTATTACTGATTGGGGGGCTCTTCTTTCTATTCCGCCGCTCTAGCAACGTGCCAGGGGGACCGGGCCAGGCCATGAATTTTGGCAAGTCTAAGGCCCGCTTCATGATGGAAGCCAAGACCGGCATCATGTTTGATGATGTGGCTGGCATTGAAGAGGCCAAGGAGGAACTCCAGGAAGTGGTGACGTTTCTGAAGAAGCCAGAGCGATTCACTGCGGTAGGAGCTCGCATTCCCAAGGGAGTCCTGTTAGTCGGCCCTCCCGGCACCGGTAAGACGCTCTTGGCCAAAGCCATCGCCGGGGAAGCTGGGGTGCCCTTCTTTAGCATTTCCGGTTCTGAATTTGTGGAGATGTTTGTCGGGGTAGGGGCGTCTCGGGTACGGGACCTGTTCAAGAAGGCCAAGGAAAATGCCCCCTGCATCATCTTCATTGACGAGCTGGATGCCGTTGGGCGACAGCGAGGTGCCGGTATCGGCGGTGGTAATGACGAGCGGGAACAGACGTTGAACCAGCTCTTGACTGAGATGGACGGGTTCGAAGGCAATACCGGCATCATCATCATTGCCGCCACCAACCGAGTGGATGTGCTAGATCCGGCCCTGCTGCGACCCGGCCGCTTTGACCGTCAGGTGATGGTGGATCCGCCGGATATCAAGGGCCGCCTAGAGATCCTAGAGGTTCATGCCCGCAACAAGAAGCTGGCGGATGAGGTGTCTCTGGAGGCTATTGCCCGTCGTACCCCTGGCTTTACTGGCGCTGACTTGGCCAACCTGCTGAATGAGGCGGCCATTCTCACGGCCCGCCGTCGCAAGGAGGCCATCACCATGTCGGAGATCGATGCCGCTGTGGACCGGGTCATTGCCGGCATGGAGGGCACGCCCCTAGTCGATAGTAAGAGTAAGCGCTTGATTGCTTACCATGAGGTGGGCCACGCCATCGTAGGAACGCTGATGCAGGCCCATGATCCAGTTCAGAAGGTAACGCTGATTCCGCGGGGGCAAGCCCGGGGACTGACCTGGTTTACTCCCAGTGAGGATCAGACGTTGATCTCCCGAGCCCAGTTGCTGGCTAGAATTACAGGTGCCTTGGGTGGTCGAGCGGCTGAAGATGTGATCTTTGGTGATGCTGAAGTGACTACGGGAGCTGGCAACGACCTGCAACAGGTAACGGGCATGGCTCGACAGATGGTGACTCGCTTCGGCATGTCCGATCTGGGTCCCCTCTCTTTGGAAAGCCCCCAGAATGAGGTCTTCTTGGGACGGGATTGGATGTCTCGTTCTGAGTACTCCCAGGAGATTGCTACTCGCATCGACGGGCAAGTGCGAGCCATTGTCGACCATTGCTACAATCAGGCTCGACAAATCATGCTAGATAATCGATCGGTCATTGACCGGCTGGTAGATCTGCTGATCGAGAAGGAGGCCATTGACGGTGAAGAGTTTCGCCAGATTGTGTCTGAGTACACCGTGGTCCCCGAGAAAGAGCAATTTGTGCCGCAACTGTAA
- the gltX gene encoding glutamate--tRNA ligase, protein MTVRVRIAPSPTGNLHIGTARTAVFNWLFARHKGGQFILRIEDTDTERSRPEFTDNILAGLQWLGLSWDEGPYFQSQRFDLYRTTIQTLLDKGLAYRAYDTPAELDAMRAQQKAKGLAPRYDNRHRHLTPQQQAAYEAEGRSAVIRFRIDDDRTVRWHDLVHGPMTWQGSDLGGDMVIARASGGGQIGQPLYNLAVVADDVDMAITHVIRGEDHIANTAKQILLYEALGVPVPEFAHTPLILNPSGQKLSKRDGVTSISEFQNMGFTAAALANYMTLLGWSPPDGQEQFTLAEAAKQFSFDRVNRAGAKFDWDKLDWLNSQYLHATPPAQLVEALIPYWQEAGYAFDPDQDRPWLEALAALVGPSLTRLPDAVELSHFFFTETVDYSEAARQQLQQEGIDAILSAVYEALPTVSLDSIDAAKGLINQVTKAQGVKKGLMMRSLRAALMGDMQGPDLVESWFILHQRQFDRPRLAAALSIATS, encoded by the coding sequence ATGACCGTTCGTGTTCGCATTGCCCCCAGTCCCACCGGAAACCTGCACATTGGCACCGCCCGCACGGCGGTCTTTAACTGGCTATTTGCCCGCCATAAAGGGGGCCAGTTCATCTTGCGCATCGAAGACACCGACACCGAGCGGTCACGACCGGAGTTTACCGACAATATCTTGGCTGGACTGCAATGGCTGGGGCTGTCCTGGGATGAAGGTCCCTATTTTCAGTCCCAGCGTTTCGATCTCTATCGCACCACTATTCAGACCCTATTGGATAAGGGACTGGCCTATCGTGCCTACGATACCCCAGCAGAGCTGGATGCCATGCGAGCCCAGCAGAAAGCCAAGGGCTTAGCTCCCCGCTACGACAATCGCCATCGCCATCTCACCCCACAGCAGCAGGCCGCCTATGAGGCCGAGGGTCGCTCAGCGGTGATCCGCTTTCGCATCGACGACGATCGCACCGTTCGCTGGCATGACCTGGTGCACGGTCCCATGACCTGGCAAGGCAGCGACCTCGGCGGGGACATGGTAATTGCTCGTGCTTCCGGTGGCGGCCAGATTGGCCAGCCCCTCTACAACTTGGCGGTGGTTGCAGACGACGTGGATATGGCCATCACCCATGTGATTCGGGGAGAAGACCACATTGCCAACACCGCCAAACAGATCCTACTCTACGAGGCGTTGGGGGTACCGGTGCCAGAGTTTGCCCATACGCCACTGATTCTCAACCCCTCAGGCCAAAAGCTGTCGAAGCGGGACGGCGTCACCTCCATCTCCGAGTTTCAGAACATGGGCTTCACCGCCGCGGCCCTGGCCAACTACATGACCCTACTGGGCTGGTCGCCTCCGGATGGTCAAGAACAATTTACTCTGGCAGAGGCAGCGAAACAATTTAGCTTTGATCGCGTCAATAGGGCTGGGGCCAAATTCGATTGGGATAAGCTGGACTGGCTCAACAGTCAGTATCTCCATGCTACGCCACCGGCTCAACTGGTTGAGGCTCTGATTCCCTACTGGCAGGAAGCTGGTTATGCCTTTGATCCTGACCAGGATCGCCCCTGGCTAGAGGCCCTGGCCGCTCTGGTCGGTCCTAGCCTGACTCGCTTGCCCGATGCCGTTGAGCTCAGCCACTTCTTCTTTACTGAAACCGTGGACTACAGCGAGGCCGCCCGCCAGCAGCTGCAGCAAGAGGGGATAGACGCCATCTTGAGCGCTGTGTATGAGGCCCTGCCCACCGTTTCCCTAGATAGCATCGATGCTGCCAAAGGCCTGATCAACCAAGTCACTAAGGCCCAAGGGGTGAAGAAAGGACTGATGATGCGATCGCTACGGGCCGCCCTGATGGGAGACATGCAAGGGCCAGATCTAGTGGAATCTTGGTTTATTCTGCACCAACGCCAGTTTGATCGGCCGCGCTTAGCAGCTGCCCTGTCCATAGCCACTTCCTAA
- a CDS encoding class I SAM-dependent methyltransferase — MATFLRPLSYRYQWLYDAISRTAALTVGGERRFRHLPLQGLTITPETRVLDLCCGSGQTTRFLVEQSEQVTGLDISPRSLERAQENVPQATYVQGWAEEMPLADNSFDVVHTSAAMHEMTPAQRQQIFQEAGRVLRPGGTLAMVDFHRPHNPLLWPGLALFLWLFETETAWQLLDSDVATELEKAGLQVTSFQLYGGGSLQVLHATKPASAPL; from the coding sequence ATGGCTACCTTTCTAAGACCCCTGAGCTATCGCTATCAGTGGCTCTATGATGCGATTTCCCGCACAGCTGCCCTCACCGTCGGCGGAGAGCGGCGCTTTCGCCACCTGCCCCTGCAGGGATTAACCATCACTCCTGAGACCCGGGTCCTGGATCTCTGCTGTGGCAGCGGTCAAACTACCCGCTTCTTGGTGGAACAGTCAGAGCAGGTGACGGGCCTAGATATTTCCCCCCGCTCCCTGGAAAGGGCTCAGGAAAACGTCCCCCAGGCCACCTATGTGCAAGGCTGGGCGGAGGAGATGCCTCTGGCTGACAACTCTTTCGATGTGGTGCACACCAGTGCCGCCATGCATGAGATGACCCCAGCGCAGCGGCAGCAGATTTTTCAAGAGGCTGGGCGGGTGCTGAGGCCGGGCGGAACCTTGGCCATGGTGGATTTTCATCGGCCCCACAATCCGTTGCTTTGGCCTGGGTTGGCCCTATTTCTGTGGCTATTTGAAACGGAAACTGCCTGGCAGTTGCTCGACAGTGATGTGGCCACCGAGCTTGAGAAAGCGGGGTTACAGGTGACGTCTTTCCAACTCTATGGGGGCGGCAGCCTGCAGGTGCTCCATGCAACTAAGCCAGCATCGGCACCCCTATAA
- the groL gene encoding chaperonin GroEL (60 kDa chaperone family; promotes refolding of misfolded polypeptides especially under stressful conditions; forms two stacked rings of heptamers to form a barrel-shaped 14mer; ends can be capped by GroES; misfolded proteins enter the barrel where they are refolded when GroES binds), with amino-acid sequence MAKLVTFDEASRQALERGVNALANAVKITMGPKGRNVVLEKKFGAPQIVNDGITIAKEVDLEDPFENLGAKLMQEVASKTKDMAGDGTTTATVLAQSMIKEGLKNVAAGSNPVSLRRGIEKAVKMLVAEIAAIAKPVQGNAIEQVATVSAGSDEEVGQMIAAAMDKVTKDGVITVEESKSLTTELDVVEGMQIDRGYLSPYFVTDQERMVAELDNARILITDKKISSIQDLVPVLERIAREGTPFLIIAEDVDGEALATLVVNRMRGVLNGAAVKAPGFGDRRKAMLQDIAVLTGGQVISEEVGLSLDSVSLDMLGVATKVTITKDTTTIVSESGNTADIEKRVAQIRQELERTDSEYDKEKLSERLAKLAGGVAVIKVGAATETELKERKLRIEDALSATKAAVEEGIVPGGGTTLIHLADKLNGLKDSLTIAEEKTGVDIVMRALEAPLRQIADNSGVQGSVIVEKAKTMDFNVGYNALTGEFEDLIASGIIDPAKVVRSALQDAASVAGMVLTTEALVAEQPEPEPAGPDPSMGGMGGMGGMGGMGGMGGMGMM; translated from the coding sequence ATGGCCAAACTAGTTACCTTTGATGAAGCCTCACGGCAGGCGTTGGAGCGGGGGGTAAACGCCCTAGCCAACGCCGTCAAGATCACCATGGGACCCAAAGGGCGTAACGTCGTCCTCGAGAAAAAATTCGGCGCCCCCCAAATCGTCAATGATGGTATTACCATCGCCAAGGAAGTCGACCTGGAAGATCCCTTCGAGAATTTAGGGGCCAAACTCATGCAGGAGGTGGCCTCTAAAACCAAGGACATGGCTGGAGACGGCACCACCACCGCCACAGTGTTGGCCCAGTCCATGATCAAAGAGGGCCTGAAAAACGTTGCCGCTGGCAGCAACCCCGTCAGCCTGCGTCGTGGCATCGAAAAGGCCGTGAAAATGCTGGTCGCTGAAATTGCCGCCATCGCCAAGCCAGTGCAAGGTAACGCCATCGAACAAGTGGCCACTGTCTCAGCTGGCAGCGACGAGGAAGTGGGGCAGATGATCGCGGCTGCCATGGACAAAGTCACCAAAGACGGCGTTATTACTGTGGAAGAGTCAAAATCCCTCACCACTGAACTCGATGTTGTGGAAGGGATGCAGATCGACCGCGGCTATCTGTCTCCCTACTTTGTCACCGATCAAGAGCGGATGGTGGCCGAACTCGACAACGCCCGCATCTTGATCACCGATAAAAAGATCAGCTCCATACAAGATCTGGTGCCCGTCCTAGAACGCATTGCCCGGGAAGGCACTCCCTTTTTGATCATCGCCGAAGATGTGGACGGGGAAGCTCTAGCGACTCTGGTGGTCAACCGCATGCGCGGTGTCCTCAACGGGGCAGCAGTTAAGGCCCCAGGCTTTGGCGACCGCCGCAAAGCCATGCTGCAAGACATTGCCGTCCTCACCGGCGGCCAGGTGATCTCCGAAGAAGTGGGCCTCAGCCTCGACTCCGTCAGCCTGGATATGCTGGGGGTCGCTACCAAAGTCACCATCACCAAAGACACCACCACCATCGTGTCTGAGAGTGGCAACACTGCTGATATCGAGAAGCGCGTGGCTCAAATTCGCCAGGAGCTAGAGCGCACCGATTCAGAATACGACAAGGAAAAACTGTCTGAGCGTCTGGCCAAGCTGGCCGGTGGCGTTGCCGTGATTAAAGTCGGCGCAGCCACGGAGACCGAGTTGAAAGAGCGCAAGCTGCGCATCGAAGACGCCCTCAGTGCCACCAAAGCAGCGGTGGAAGAAGGGATCGTTCCCGGTGGCGGCACCACTTTGATTCACTTGGCCGATAAGCTCAACGGCCTCAAGGACAGCCTCACCATTGCTGAGGAAAAAACCGGTGTCGACATCGTCATGCGTGCCCTGGAAGCTCCTCTGCGGCAGATTGCCGACAATTCTGGGGTGCAGGGCTCGGTCATCGTCGAGAAGGCCAAAACCATGGACTTCAACGTAGGCTACAATGCCCTTACCGGCGAATTTGAAGACCTGATTGCCAGTGGCATTATCGACCCGGCTAAGGTGGTGCGCTCTGCCCTGCAGGATGCGGCCTCAGTAGCCGGCATGGTGCTGACCACCGAAGCCCTAGTGGCCGAGCAACCCGAACCGGAACCCGCCGGTCCCGATCCCAGCATGGGCGGCATGGGCGGCATGGGCGGCATGGGTGGTATGGGGGGCATGGGGGGCATGGGCATGATGTAA
- a CDS encoding ATP-dependent DNA helicase yields MPAPGKTTLLQALITRLRRQKDKRSIIVLTAFSNKATKVLGTMAIRWGLTLDCMTCCKLLGLRPVIDDQTGRQLFRPDRHQSSQLDRYRLVIVDECSMINAEMWALLVNAVSDLYTGTQLLFVGDAAQLPPVGEPESPCFRQIHHRSDLTQVVRYGNAIGILAEDLRRHLERDHFPRFGSDTNPEQTEGCFVLSRSRWHQLLLRAVTSEAYQHDPDQVRGLAYTNRRVHQLNSQIRATIYGPEADRFVPGERLIANNPCLEDDTIVLPTSAECEVLQATPGYAGDWPVWFLEVETEEGDYRMLRVLHQRGQSQYRLRLEALAAEKRWQEFWTLKQLFHDVNYAYSLTIHKSQGSTFQDVFVDLPSMAANPNVMERNQLCYVAFTRAAKRLFVYR; encoded by the coding sequence ATGCCGGCACCCGGCAAAACCACCCTGCTGCAGGCCCTGATCACGCGGCTGCGGCGGCAGAAAGACAAGCGTAGCATCATCGTCCTCACCGCCTTCAGCAATAAGGCCACCAAGGTTCTGGGCACCATGGCCATTCGCTGGGGCCTCACCCTGGACTGCATGACCTGCTGTAAGCTGCTGGGGCTACGACCGGTAATCGATGACCAAACCGGACGGCAATTATTTCGCCCCGACCGGCACCAGAGCAGCCAACTCGACCGCTACCGCCTAGTGATTGTGGACGAGTGTTCCATGATCAACGCCGAGATGTGGGCGCTGCTGGTCAATGCCGTCTCCGATCTCTACACCGGGACCCAGCTTCTCTTCGTCGGCGATGCGGCCCAATTACCGCCGGTGGGCGAGCCGGAATCTCCCTGTTTTCGCCAGATTCATCATCGCTCTGACCTGACCCAAGTGGTCCGCTATGGCAATGCCATCGGTATCTTGGCAGAAGATCTGCGCCGCCATCTAGAGCGAGACCATTTTCCCCGCTTTGGCAGCGACACCAATCCGGAGCAGACCGAAGGTTGCTTCGTTCTGTCTCGGTCCCGCTGGCATCAATTACTGCTGCGGGCCGTCACCAGTGAGGCGTATCAACACGATCCTGATCAGGTGCGGGGGCTGGCCTATACCAACCGGCGAGTGCATCAACTCAACAGCCAGATTCGGGCCACCATCTATGGCCCCGAGGCCGATCGCTTCGTGCCAGGGGAGCGCCTGATTGCCAATAATCCCTGCTTAGAAGATGACACGATTGTGCTGCCCACCTCGGCTGAATGCGAAGTGCTGCAGGCGACGCCGGGCTATGCCGGAGATTGGCCGGTGTGGTTTCTAGAGGTGGAAACGGAGGAAGGGGATTACCGTATGTTGCGGGTGCTGCACCAGCGGGGGCAATCCCAGTATCGCTTGCGCCTGGAAGCCCTGGCTGCCGAAAAGCGCTGGCAGGAATTCTGGACCCTGAAGCAACTCTTCCACGATGTCAACTACGCCTACAGCCTCACTATCCACAAGAGCCAGGGGTCTACCTTTCAGGATGTGTTTGTCGATTTGCCTTCCATGGCAGCGAACCCCAATGTGATGGAGCGTAATCAGCTCTGCTATGTGGCCTTTACCCGCGCTGCCAAACGCCTGTTCGTTTATCGATGA
- the mtnA gene encoding S-methyl-5-thioribose-1-phosphate isomerase, with product MVDSVDTHVYPVVWQTDHVLLVDQNKLPEEYTVVSISRCDDMMTAIRSRIVAGESAIGIAAAYGVYLGASEMRMEDRQAFLERLEAVAEQLRSLRPDKTSLQRAMERMMQVAIQTPGSVESIRERLLQTAQAMQTEDLHIGHAIGDHGLAILPSTPDQLTLFTHCNHGALATAGYGTSLAVVRTAWQQGRLARVYAGETRPRFQGSRLTPGNGVQEGIPVTVVTDSAAARCMQEGRIHAVLAGADRIAANGDVINKIGTYGLALIAKAHDVPFLVAAPLSTVDFSLPGGEQAAIATAAPAEIARVGGKLLTPKAVECYNPTADVTPAELITAIVTEQGAIAPTDLHAYRDQAR from the coding sequence ATGGTTGATTCGGTCGATACCCATGTTTATCCGGTGGTCTGGCAAACAGATCACGTGCTCCTGGTCGATCAAAATAAGCTGCCCGAGGAATATACCGTCGTCTCCATTAGCCGCTGCGACGACATGATGACGGCGATTCGTAGCCGCATCGTGGCCGGAGAGTCAGCCATTGGCATCGCTGCCGCCTATGGCGTCTATCTGGGGGCCTCGGAAATGCGGATGGAGGACCGGCAGGCCTTTCTGGAACGCCTGGAAGCGGTGGCGGAACAACTGCGTAGCCTGCGCCCCGACAAGACCAGTCTGCAACGGGCCATGGAGCGGATGATGCAGGTGGCCATCCAGACCCCGGGCTCGGTGGAGTCGATTCGGGAGCGGTTGTTGCAGACGGCCCAGGCCATGCAGACCGAGGATTTGCACATTGGCCATGCCATTGGGGATCATGGGCTGGCGATCCTACCGTCTACCCCAGACCAGCTCACCCTATTCACCCACTGTAACCATGGCGCCCTGGCCACGGCAGGCTATGGCACTTCCTTGGCGGTGGTGCGGACGGCGTGGCAACAGGGGCGGCTGGCTCGGGTCTATGCCGGCGAAACCCGCCCCCGCTTTCAGGGCTCGCGGTTAACGCCTGGGAATGGTGTGCAGGAGGGAATTCCGGTGACGGTGGTGACCGACAGTGCCGCCGCCCGTTGTATGCAAGAGGGCCGTATTCACGCGGTGTTGGCGGGGGCCGACCGGATTGCCGCCAATGGCGATGTGATCAATAAGATTGGCACCTATGGCTTGGCCCTGATCGCCAAGGCCCATGATGTTCCCTTTCTGGTGGCGGCGCCCCTGTCGACGGTAGACTTTTCCCTGCCCGGTGGGGAGCAGGCCGCCATTGCCACGGCCGCCCCAGCGGAAATCGCTCGCGTTGGCGGCAAGCTGCTCACCCCTAAGGCGGTGGAGTGCTATAACCCCACCGCCGATGTCACTCCTGCCGAGTTAATCACTGCCATTGTCACCGAACAGGGTGCGATCGCACCCACCGATCTCCACGCCTATCGAGATCAGGCGAGATGA